TCACGTGCACTTATATATGAGTACACTAAGAGATGCCTAAGTTTGCAGAGCTTCAGAATTTGAATTGGCAATTCGGTCACTCTGCAGTGCTTGAGGTCTAACGTCTCTAAATTTTGAAGATTTCCAATTGATTTGGGAATGATTTTGATATTTGTCCTCCTAAGGCTAAGATACTTGAGGTAATAGAGTTTGAAAACTTCACTGGGGATTTTATCTAATGGAGCTCCTCTTAGATCTAATACTTTTAGTAACCTACACCCATCTTGCAGAACCCTGTGTAAAATCTGTACTGATTCTGAATCTTCAAACTCAAACCAGAAAAGAGAGACAAGATATTTAACATTGAAGGATTCTTGTGCATTGGTAAATGCAGAATGAATCGCCATACGTCTAATCTTATTAGGCCACATAATTTTTTCTCCGCTGGCTGGTAAAAAAATATTGCGTTCTCTTGACTTTGAAATGATGTATTCCCGTAGGATGTCATGGATACGAAACTTTCTAGGCCTACCATCCTCGTATGTGTCTGCTACTTGGATAAGACTTCTGCTAACAAGTTCATTAAGATAGGCCTCCGCCATTTCTTCCTCCGTCTTCCCTTGTTTTAACTCCATAAATCCTTCTGCTATCCACAGCCTGATCATCCTCCACTTCTCAAGTAACTCAAATTCTAGAAAAATGCTCATGTATAAGATGTAAGCTTTCAGATAGTGTGGTAAGTCGTAATAACTGAGATAGAGTAATTTCACCATCCGCTTCATACTGTCTCCTTCTAATTCAAGACCAATGTTACGTTCAAACATTTTCCATTCTTCAGGAATTTGTTTCTTGGTAGCTAAGAGGCCACCGATTACAACAATTGCAAGTGGCAACCCCTCGCATCTCTTTAAGATACATGCAGAAACTCCTTTTAAATGAGGAGGACATGATTTTCCTGGAAATGCCTTCTTATAAAACAATTCTTCTGATTCTTCAGCATCGAAAGGCTCTAAATTATACAAATGGCCGTTGGTCTCACTGCAAGCAGCATTTCCTATGCTGTTAAAGCGTGTGGTGATGATAATGAAGCCAAGAGCTCCCAGTCTTGGAAATGCATATCTGATGGATTCCCATGCACCTATTTTCCAAACATCATCAAGGAcaattatatatgttttatgctggagaaaataataaataaattctttcatttcatcaacATTCTTTGATTCCAGGTCATGAGGTGGTTGTTGCTTCACTTCATAAACAAGCTGCTTAATTATGCTTTGCAAAAGATGATCTGCTTTGAAAGACTCTGCAATAGTAACCCACACATGGCTATCGAAGTTCGCCTTCACCGATGCATCGTCATAGACCCTTTTAACAAGGGTAGTTTTACCCAATCCGCCCATGCCTACTACTGAAATGACTTTAAGCCCGTTTTCAGTCGGCAAAAGCCACTCTAGCAGTTGCCTCTTTGGCTTTTCAATACCCACAATATCTGAATCTTCCAATAGAAGAGCATCTCCCCGACTGTCATACCATTCATTGCTCATAAAGGAAGAGCTCGATCCATCCATGAAACCATGTGTGTCTTTGAACCTCTGTTGACTCTTGGAAACATTTTGTAATCTCAACTTGATTGTTTGGATTTCAGAAGCAATTCGCCTACGGGATTTTAAATTTCTCACTGAggcacataaattttttttgatgCAACCACCGAATTCATTGGAACCATGACGAGGATAAGCAAATCGGAGCATGTACTCTTGAAGAATATCTTCAATGTCGTAAGTGATTTTACGTACTTGATTAACCCAT
The Primulina eburnea isolate SZY01 chromosome 5, ASM2296580v1, whole genome shotgun sequence genome window above contains:
- the LOC140832048 gene encoding disease resistance protein RPM1-like → MADSAVTFVLNQLSLFLQHEKELLGGVGEEVEYIQGELEHMTAFLRVADSKEESDPQLKAWVNQVRKITYDIEDILQEYMLRFAYPRHGSNEFGGCIKKNLCASVRNLKSRRRIASEIQTIKLRLQNVSKSQQRFKDTHGFMDGSSSSFMSNEWYDSRGDALLLEDSDIVGIEKPKRQLLEWLLPTENGLKVISVVGMGGLGKTTLVKRVYDDASVKANFDSHVWVTIAESFKADHLLQSIIKQLVYEVKQQPPHDLESKNVDEMKEFIYYFLQHKTYIIVLDDVWKIGAWESIRYAFPRLGALGFIIITTRFNSIGNAACSETNGHLYNLEPFDAEESEELFYKKAFPGKSCPPHLKGVSACILKRCEGLPLAIVVIGGLLATKKQIPEEWKMFERNIGLELEGDSMKRMVKLLYLSYYDLPHYLKAYILYMSIFLEFELLEKWRMIRLWIAEGFMELKQGKTEEEMAEAYLNELVSRSLIQVADTYEDGRPRKFRIHDILREYIISKSRERNIFLPASGEKIMWPNKIRRMAIHSAFTNAQESFNVKYLVSLFWFEFEDSESVQILHRVLQDGCRLLKVLDLRGAPLDKIPSEVFKLYYLKYLSLRRTNIKIIPKSIGNLQNLETLDLKHCRVTELPIQILKLCKLRHLLVYSYISARDTFSSGHPQSFKAPYEIGCCLTALQKLCYIDADEIDGIKIVREIGRLTQLRRLCIKKLKREDGKDLSSSLAKLINLRSLCIFAVDEGEVMDLDHYVPPFTFSVLRKVVLHGRLEKLPQWMHFLHGLTEVQLGWSRLREDLLQHLGVLPNLVSLKLYNFAYEGERLSFVGRGFQSLKRLWLFKLRGLRWIEIERGSMPYLETLSVWHCNLMGELPSGIEHLSNLQYIELGDLSVEFIDTLVRQKLEAGEEWKLAHVPKVNIFSLVDGQWRDLLL